In Penaeus chinensis breed Huanghai No. 1 chromosome 19, ASM1920278v2, whole genome shotgun sequence, a single genomic region encodes these proteins:
- the LOC125034987 gene encoding protein hunchback-like gives MQTARKSHRSVPESHHSTHEYHYTKSQRNHTTPIGTDSPPCALTPTPNPPPNLTKTITPLISPQLQTPHHHAPRQHTTTSPPRYTTLPTQPNNSNHAPTTLNKLPHTQAARSRPKPLASPEQQTNRPPTHAHQFHTALPAAPHKTTRLSPTPAFDTQSPLHSLTPPPLNPPI, from the exons ATGCAGACAGCACGCAAATCTCACCGCTCAGTGCCGGAGTCTCACCACTCAACGCACGAATACCACTACACGAAATCGCAGCGAAACCACACCACACCTATCGGGACGGACTCACCCCCCtgcgcactcacacccacaccaaaCCCTCCACCCAACCTCACAAAAACCATCACACCACTTATCTCACCGCAGCTCCAGACACCCCACCACCACGCCCCCCGCCAACACACAACTACCAGCCCACCCCGATACACCACGCTCCCCACTCAACCCAACAACTCCAACCACGCCCCCACCACCCTCAACAAACTTCCCCACACACAAGCGGCACGCTCGCGCCCTAAGCCACTCGCCAGCCCAGAACAACAAACAAACCGCCCCCCAACCCACGCTCACCAATTCCACACCGCCCTGCCCGCAGCACCGCACAAGACCACTCGCCTCTCACCAACCCCGGCATTCGATACACAGTCACCCCTCCACAGCCTCACCCCTCCACCACTAAACCCCCCA ATCTAG